In the Rhizobium sp. BT03 genome, one interval contains:
- a CDS encoding ArdC family protein — MNRQQSNQRSDIYSRITTKIIADLKQGVRPWTKPWTTGGWTAEVSQPLRHNGQPYTGINALLLWSEAIARGFASPRWMTFRQAIELGGAVRRGETGTTVVFASSFIRAETTETGAEIERDIPFLKTYTVFNTDQITGLDGLAHSIAPDQDWMSRIGAAGRFFANTGALIRHGGSAAYYAAARDYIQMPCFDAFRDDASYVAVLSHEMTHWTAAPRRLDRDLSRYAKDRSERAREELIAELGSCFLCADLGIVPELEPRPDHASYLDDWLKVLGSDKRAIFSAAAHAQRAVDYLHDLQPDLNEEEAA; from the coding sequence ATGAACAGGCAGCAATCCAATCAACGATCCGATATCTACAGCCGCATCACCACCAAGATCATCGCCGATCTCAAACAGGGCGTCCGTCCATGGACCAAGCCATGGACGACGGGAGGCTGGACAGCCGAGGTCAGCCAGCCACTGCGCCACAATGGCCAACCCTACACCGGCATCAATGCTCTGCTCCTCTGGTCTGAAGCCATCGCCCGCGGCTTTGCATCACCAAGGTGGATGACGTTTCGCCAGGCAATCGAGCTCGGCGGCGCCGTCCGCAGGGGCGAAACCGGCACGACCGTCGTCTTCGCCAGCTCTTTCATCCGCGCCGAGACGACGGAGACAGGCGCCGAAATCGAACGCGACATCCCCTTCCTCAAAACCTACACCGTGTTCAACACCGACCAGATCACCGGCCTTGATGGCCTTGCCCATTCCATCGCGCCTGACCAGGATTGGATGAGCCGCATCGGTGCTGCCGGCCGCTTCTTTGCCAATACCGGCGCCCTGATCCGCCATGGAGGATCGGCGGCCTATTATGCTGCTGCCCGTGACTACATCCAGATGCCGTGCTTCGACGCCTTCCGGGACGATGCATCCTATGTCGCCGTTCTCAGTCACGAGATGACGCACTGGACCGCTGCACCGCGAAGGCTCGATCGGGATCTCAGCCGCTATGCGAAAGACAGGAGCGAACGCGCCCGCGAAGAGCTCATTGCCGAACTCGGCAGCTGCTTTCTCTGCGCCGATCTTGGTATCGTCCCCGAGCTCGAACCACGCCCCGACCATGCAAGCTATCTCGATGACTGGCTCAAGGTTCTCGGCAGCGACAAGCGTGCCATCTTTTCAGCGGCAGCTCATGCCCAGCGCGCGGTCGACTATCTGCATGACTTGCAGCCGGACCTCAACGAGGAGGAGGCGGCGTGA